The following are encoded in a window of Desulfonatronum thioautotrophicum genomic DNA:
- a CDS encoding type IV toxin-antitoxin system AbiEi family antitoxin domain-containing protein, protein MQNDLVDLPDALWLQGHFAEYANPKAVVARLTRQGGLHRLKRGLYINARRAHEPDVAGKAANRLYGPSYVSFVYALRWYGLIPEHVVHVTSATFAKGRKKRFDTPIGSFFYQDIPANAYPFGIRFVGRGRDRYLMASPEKAICDELYRVAGIRSIQRMQDLLFEDLRLDRERFMELDRQDLLSLSGRYSATSLDTFARFVRRQS, encoded by the coding sequence ATGCAGAATGATTTGGTCGATCTTCCTGATGCTTTGTGGCTCCAGGGTCATTTCGCCGAATATGCCAACCCCAAGGCGGTCGTTGCCCGCCTCACCCGACAGGGGGGGTTGCATCGCCTGAAAAGGGGTTTGTACATCAATGCCCGGCGTGCACACGAACCTGACGTGGCCGGCAAGGCCGCCAACCGCCTGTATGGGCCGTCGTATGTCTCCTTTGTCTATGCGCTTCGGTGGTACGGACTTATTCCGGAACACGTCGTGCATGTCACGTCCGCGACGTTCGCTAAGGGAAGGAAGAAGCGGTTCGATACGCCGATAGGTTCGTTCTTTTACCAGGATATTCCCGCAAACGCCTATCCGTTCGGGATACGGTTCGTCGGTCGGGGGCGGGACAGATATCTGATGGCTTCCCCGGAAAAAGCCATTTGCGACGAACTGTACCGGGTCGCCGGCATTCGTTCCATCCAGAGGATGCAGGATCTCCTTTTCGAGGATCTGCGCCTGGACCGGGAAAGGTTCATGGAGCTGGATCGACAAGACCTGCTCTCACTTTCAGGGCGTTATTCCGCGACAAGCTTGGACACTTTTGCGAGGTTTGTGAGAAGACAATCATGA